The following coding sequences are from one Kushneria phosphatilytica window:
- a CDS encoding MFS transporter translates to MRGRHFAPFFWVQALGAFNDNVFKNVLLLLVTFVAVPRYGWNPGLVNNIAAGLFILPFLLFSAWGGVLADRLDKQRLIRNLKWLELATMAAAGLAIWWQAYTLLLALLFMMGLQSALFGPVKYAILPQHLSRGSLVHANAWVELGTFLAILLGTLMAGPLAILAGGPWRSVIALVLIAIALVGLVISYAIPAAPPVAGGRIGWRPVSETVAVVRSAWQEKRIFPALLGISAFWFLGACYLTQLPQWTRSVVGGGPGAVSLLLAAFAIGVGLGSLICARLSAGRLEIGLIPLGAAIIGLAGLDFAHHEAISVHPMALGELLIQPRLWWMLADLALIGIGGGLYIIPLYTFIQLRSPEGQRARMIAANNVLNALFMVASALFGILVLGVLSASLSLFFALLASMALIIAIGAGLARPRPLMRITIFVLVHLWYRLRLRGREFIPDEGAAVVVCNHVSFMDALILGGASPRPLRFLMDKPIYESPWLNWFFRMAGAIPVESERRDPGGMRRALDTVSEALSNGEVVMVFPEGRLTPNGDVQQFRRGIELILSRNPVPVVPAALSGLWGSWSSRRFGAPFTSVPRRFRARVSLTFAEPIPPEEASRANLEATVRALLAASS, encoded by the coding sequence ATGCGAGGGCGACACTTTGCGCCGTTCTTCTGGGTTCAGGCGCTGGGTGCCTTCAACGATAACGTCTTCAAGAACGTTCTGCTGCTGTTGGTCACCTTCGTGGCGGTGCCGCGTTACGGCTGGAATCCGGGGTTGGTCAATAATATTGCCGCCGGACTGTTTATCCTGCCGTTTCTGCTGTTTTCGGCCTGGGGCGGGGTACTGGCCGATCGGCTTGATAAACAGCGGTTGATCCGTAACCTGAAATGGCTGGAGCTGGCTACCATGGCAGCTGCCGGGCTGGCCATCTGGTGGCAGGCTTATACCCTGCTGTTGGCGTTACTGTTCATGATGGGCTTGCAGTCGGCGCTGTTCGGGCCGGTCAAGTACGCCATCCTGCCTCAGCATCTGTCACGCGGTTCGCTGGTACACGCCAATGCGTGGGTAGAGCTGGGGACCTTTCTGGCGATTCTGCTGGGCACTCTGATGGCAGGGCCCCTGGCGATTCTGGCCGGTGGCCCGTGGCGCAGTGTTATTGCACTGGTATTGATCGCCATTGCGCTGGTGGGCCTGGTGATCAGTTATGCCATTCCGGCTGCACCCCCGGTCGCAGGGGGGCGAATCGGCTGGCGACCGGTCAGCGAAACCGTAGCGGTTGTACGCAGTGCCTGGCAGGAGAAGCGTATCTTCCCGGCACTGCTGGGCATCAGTGCCTTCTGGTTTCTTGGTGCCTGCTATCTCACGCAGTTGCCGCAGTGGACGCGCAGTGTGGTGGGGGGTGGCCCCGGTGCCGTCAGTCTGCTGTTGGCGGCCTTTGCCATCGGGGTGGGACTGGGATCACTGATCTGTGCTCGGCTATCGGCTGGTCGTCTGGAAATCGGTCTGATTCCGCTGGGCGCGGCGATTATCGGTCTGGCCGGGCTCGACTTCGCTCACCATGAAGCGATCAGCGTTCATCCGATGGCACTTGGAGAGCTGCTGATCCAGCCCCGCTTGTGGTGGATGCTGGCGGATCTGGCTCTGATCGGCATCGGCGGCGGGCTTTATATCATTCCTCTCTATACCTTTATCCAGCTGCGCAGCCCGGAAGGGCAGCGGGCACGCATGATTGCTGCCAATAATGTGCTCAATGCCCTGTTCATGGTGGCCTCAGCGCTGTTCGGGATTCTGGTGCTGGGGGTACTGTCGGCCTCGCTATCGCTGTTCTTTGCACTACTGGCGAGCATGGCACTGATCATTGCCATTGGGGCGGGGCTGGCTCGGCCAAGACCTCTGATGAGAATTACCATCTTTGTGCTGGTACACCTCTGGTATCGGCTGCGATTGCGTGGGCGGGAGTTTATTCCCGACGAAGGAGCCGCAGTCGTGGTCTGTAATCACGTCAGTTTCATGGATGCATTGATTCTGGGCGGTGCGAGCCCGCGACCATTGCGTTTTCTGATGGACAAACCCATCTATGAGTCGCCCTGGCTGAACTGGTTCTTCCGCATGGCGGGAGCGATTCCGGTAGAGTCCGAGCGCCGTGATCCGGGCGGCATGCGTCGGGCACTCGATACGGTCAGTGAGGCGTTGAGCAATGGTGAAGTCGTGATGGTCTTTCCCGAGGGGCGACTGACTCCGAACGGTGATGTTCAACAGTTTCGCCGTGGGATCGAGCTGATTCTGTCACGCAATCCGGTGCCGGTAGTGCCGGCGGCGCTGTCAGGTCTATGGGGCTCGTGGTCGTCACGTCGTTTTGGCGCGCCCTTTACCAGTGTGCCACGACGCTTTCGGGCCCGGGTATCGCTGACCTTCGCCGAGCCGATCCCGCCGGAAGAAGCATCGCGTGCGAATCTGGAAGCCACCGTGCGCGCCCTGCTGGCGGCATCGAGCTGA
- a CDS encoding TetR/AcrR family transcriptional regulator: MARPRQHAPEELHASVMAACDGWLQSRPVHSLSLRSIAREVGCAPSTLLKLYSSFNNLLQYVNLETLDGLRASIDEITDGTGTPDQRLEALARSYWRFARRYPYRWQLLFDYPLAQEGELDTRQGQMIEALFIRVESTLKEISPNLGDAEASRLARTLWGSVHGLVQLGLNERLGYWQGEPLVVEELLDQLLVTTLAGLRARSSSK; encoded by the coding sequence ATGGCGCGTCCGAGACAACATGCCCCCGAAGAACTGCACGCCAGCGTGATGGCCGCCTGTGACGGCTGGCTGCAGAGTCGCCCGGTGCATTCGCTGTCGCTGCGTTCAATTGCACGGGAAGTGGGCTGTGCTCCCAGTACCCTGCTCAAGCTTTACAGCAGCTTCAACAATCTTTTGCAGTACGTCAACCTGGAAACCCTGGACGGGCTGCGTGCCAGCATTGATGAAATTACCGATGGTACCGGCACACCCGATCAGCGTCTTGAAGCACTGGCGCGCAGCTATTGGCGCTTCGCAAGACGTTATCCCTATCGTTGGCAGTTGCTGTTCGATTATCCCCTGGCCCAGGAGGGTGAGCTTGATACCCGCCAGGGACAGATGATCGAAGCCCTGTTCATCCGTGTTGAGTCAACGCTCAAGGAAATCAGCCCGAATCTTGGTGATGCCGAGGCCAGTCGGCTGGCGCGAACCCTGTGGGGCAGCGTGCATGGCCTGGTCCAGCTGGGACTCAATGAGCGCCTGGGCTATTGGCAGGGCGAACCGCTGGTGGTCGAGGAGCTGCTCGATCAGCTGCTGGTCACCACACTGGCCGGATTGCGGGCGAGGTCGTCATCGAAGTGA
- a CDS encoding SOS response-associated peptidase — MAGRLHIDQFDPTALLPQLKTHGNWITSPNLAPRRHLTAVRLEHGTLQAVPMFWGMTPGWLEVLDHAPHNARAESLDERRMFREAFAARRCLVPVSGVYVWKEQPRMKQPFLVTTPRRTPFMLAAIWCRYFSDATTAFDSLALITVAANAFLTPVTDRFPALIGTHEARDWLDPQTPQAQARQMLAPAPNEQLGLFPVSRRVNNPANQGRECAWPTGPMHLRNEAQ, encoded by the coding sequence ATGGCCGGCCGACTTCATATCGATCAGTTCGATCCCACCGCCCTGCTGCCGCAATTGAAGACTCATGGCAACTGGATCACATCTCCCAACCTTGCGCCTCGTCGCCATCTGACAGCAGTGCGCCTGGAACATGGCACCCTGCAGGCCGTGCCGATGTTCTGGGGCATGACACCGGGCTGGCTCGAAGTGCTCGATCACGCTCCTCACAATGCCCGGGCGGAATCGCTCGATGAGCGACGCATGTTCCGCGAGGCCTTTGCTGCCCGGCGCTGTCTGGTGCCTGTCTCGGGGGTATACGTGTGGAAAGAGCAGCCACGCATGAAACAACCCTTCCTGGTTACCACGCCCCGCCGGACGCCCTTCATGCTGGCCGCTATCTGGTGCCGCTACTTCAGTGATGCCACTACCGCCTTCGATTCCCTGGCGCTGATCACAGTAGCAGCCAACGCCTTTCTAACTCCGGTGACGGATCGCTTCCCGGCTCTGATCGGGACGCACGAAGCGCGGGACTGGCTTGATCCCCAAACCCCGCAGGCGCAGGCACGTCAGATGCTGGCGCCGGCGCCCAATGAACAGCTGGGGCTGTTTCCCGTATCCCGGCGGGTCAACAATCCGGCCAATCAGGGACGTGAATGCGCCTGGCCCACCGGCCCCATGCATCTCAGGAACGAAGCCCAATAG
- the minE gene encoding cell division topological specificity factor MinE, producing the protein MKLLDFLKGERKKSASVAKERLQIIVAHQRSQRDQPDYMPMLERELLEVIRRYVEVDQDAINISLDSEDNCSILELNVTLPNRS; encoded by the coding sequence GTGAAGCTACTCGATTTTCTCAAGGGTGAGCGCAAGAAGTCCGCTTCGGTTGCCAAGGAGCGCCTGCAGATCATCGTGGCGCATCAGCGCAGCCAGCGTGATCAGCCGGATTACATGCCAATGCTGGAGCGTGAGTTGCTGGAGGTGATCCGTCGTTATGTCGAGGTGGATCAGGATGCCATTAATATCAGCCTCGACAGCGAGGACAACTGCTCGATACTCGAACTCAACGTGACCCTGCCCAACCGCTCCTGA
- the minD gene encoding septum site-determining protein MinD, translated as MAKIIVVTSGKGGVGKTTSAAAIATGLALRGNKTVVIDFDVGLRNLDLIMGCERRVVYDLVNVIQGEAGLNQALIRDKRTENLHILPASQTRDKDALTMEGVERVLESLSEEYDYIVCDSPAGIERGAQLAMYYADEAIVVTNPEVSSVRDSDRILGLLASKTRRAEQNMEPVRERLLITRYDPNRVDTGDMLNLEDIQEILAIKLVGLIPESEAVLRASNQGVPVTHDQQSDAGQAYADTVARLMGEEVPLRFHQAHKRGFLSRVFGGGRR; from the coding sequence TTGGCCAAGATCATCGTAGTGACCTCCGGCAAGGGCGGAGTCGGCAAGACCACCAGTGCAGCAGCCATCGCCACGGGACTGGCGCTTCGTGGCAACAAGACCGTCGTCATCGATTTCGACGTGGGTCTGCGTAATCTTGATCTGATCATGGGCTGCGAGCGTCGCGTGGTCTACGACCTGGTGAATGTAATCCAGGGCGAAGCCGGCCTCAATCAGGCTCTGATCCGTGACAAGCGTACCGAGAATCTTCACATTCTTCCGGCCTCGCAGACCCGGGACAAGGATGCGCTCACCATGGAGGGCGTCGAGCGGGTACTGGAATCGCTGTCGGAAGAGTATGACTATATCGTCTGTGACTCTCCTGCCGGGATCGAGCGGGGGGCGCAACTGGCCATGTATTACGCCGATGAGGCCATTGTCGTGACCAACCCGGAAGTGTCTTCGGTTCGCGATTCCGACCGAATCCTTGGTCTGCTGGCCTCCAAGACCCGCCGTGCCGAGCAGAATATGGAGCCGGTACGTGAGCGGCTGCTGATTACCCGTTACGATCCCAACCGGGTAGACACCGGCGATATGCTCAATCTGGAGGATATCCAGGAAATTCTGGCCATCAAGCTGGTGGGATTGATTCCCGAATCGGAAGCGGTACTGCGAGCCTCCAACCAGGGGGTGCCGGTCACCCATGACCAGCAGAGCGATGCCGGTCAGGCCTATGCTGATACCGTGGCCCGACTCATGGGAGAAGAGGTGCCGTTGCGTTTCCATCAGGCACACAAACGCGGTTTCCTGAGCCGAGTGTTCGGGGGAGGTCGTCGGTGA
- the minC gene encoding septum site-determining protein MinC: MSLKVDRAEVAFTFKGGMLPMTVMELATADPERVATQLAGKLNQSPAFFQHTPVVLSVEKLDAPHLALERLCAVCREHKLLPVAVRGGSDGIKQSAWALGLGWFPPQELRAAASAAAVQDEPSEPVGEREAFDAPALDGGRIFRGTVRSGQQLSAPHGDLVIVGAVNAGAEILAAGSVHVYGPLRGRALAGIHGSRDVGIFCHELHAELLSIAGNYKRLEDIDVELLGANVEVRLLEDQLNIRALL, translated from the coding sequence ATGAGTCTCAAGGTGGACAGGGCTGAGGTCGCCTTCACGTTCAAGGGTGGCATGCTGCCGATGACAGTGATGGAGCTGGCGACGGCCGATCCCGAGCGTGTAGCGACTCAGCTGGCCGGCAAGCTCAATCAGTCACCGGCCTTTTTTCAGCATACGCCGGTGGTATTGAGCGTGGAGAAGCTCGATGCTCCTCATCTGGCTCTGGAGCGGCTTTGTGCGGTCTGTCGCGAGCATAAGCTGTTGCCGGTAGCCGTGCGTGGCGGCAGCGATGGCATCAAGCAATCGGCCTGGGCACTGGGACTGGGCTGGTTTCCACCCCAGGAGCTTCGTGCCGCTGCGTCGGCAGCGGCCGTGCAGGACGAGCCATCCGAGCCGGTTGGAGAGCGTGAGGCGTTTGATGCGCCGGCACTGGATGGTGGGCGCATCTTTCGGGGGACGGTGCGTTCAGGGCAGCAGCTCAGTGCACCCCATGGCGATCTGGTCATTGTCGGTGCGGTCAACGCCGGCGCGGAGATCCTCGCGGCAGGCAGCGTGCATGTGTATGGCCCGCTGCGTGGTCGAGCCCTGGCCGGCATTCACGGTAGTCGCGATGTCGGTATCTTCTGTCACGAGCTGCATGCCGAACTGCTGTCGATTGCCGGCAACTACAAACGACTCGAGGATATCGATGTCGAACTGCTGGGCGCCAATGTGGAGGTGCGTCTGCTCGAGGATCAACTCAATATTCGGGCGCTGCTCTAA
- a CDS encoding DUF349 domain-containing protein, which translates to MSGFLQRLFAPRWRHPDPRVRRTAIDRLDPEQDHDTLRQLLDDADDNVRRAALDRLGDPRAWLESNDSLDDPEQRRRLVSLISGQQAAAPPLEERLPLIERLHDPDLLSELAYKGDNQQLRLAALARLQDEDRLVEQACHNGIAAVRRAAAARVESDTGLERLTRESRRDRHIARQARERLSERRNRLRERDERFQRRETLIEQLGQLARARWEPMYAARLRHLQREWASLAEDAEEDQRQRFHEFEQQASERIETEQARHRNQQAREQAEADAQAIVEALGETLERFAQQSTLTAQDIDWLRAQRQLHDERWRELTDRHSPEADLQQRFEHRQSRYSAILQAWQRYCEHADALEQALSEQDHLALTTLCGHIAWPDGLPQPASLQDAQRRLSQPSESASATADDTSSDHSATDGHYPGDERFVDDLEQLEHCLEQGDLNRATRLHDSLQQRQQRLDPAERSSHGARLRQLGARVLELRDWRNFAAAPKREQLCEAMETLAANELDERTRDQRHRRLVNEWKALGSAAATRELAQRFRSASDRVREQLSDFHAARDRLRQDNLAHRHTLCEQIETLLAQPDAISDPDELRAIRDRAREEWRQYAPVPREEGEELKRRFSKAMRTLQGVIDQQARAVGDAKRELVEQARTLEQSDMGAVERAEQTKALQRQWRELGRAPRGDEQALWKEFRRICDSIFAIRDEQRQQRRRQQDTRLDAMQALIERIDAWQPERAEERRVLDEALEEAQELTPLPSGNRANGMQKRWNGIVRDREARLETLELQSLHARWQQWTPLLQAHVAADDQQLAGQSPTPVEPPQTLRLSPQARQAHADRNTARHTVTAEHAEEWLAHLRVYLTVLAGAPIENADASRRLDVQVARLNDGMGSDLTLHDELDQLQCQLLANGPITSASWQHIAPQLDRLMEQLCWPESSDT; encoded by the coding sequence ATGTCCGGATTTCTGCAACGCCTGTTTGCGCCGCGCTGGCGCCACCCCGACCCACGGGTGCGCCGCACGGCGATTGATCGGCTCGACCCCGAGCAGGATCATGATACGCTCCGCCAGCTGCTTGACGATGCCGACGACAACGTCCGCCGTGCGGCACTCGACCGTCTCGGCGATCCCCGTGCCTGGCTTGAAAGCAATGATTCGCTGGATGACCCGGAGCAACGTCGTCGACTTGTCAGCCTGATCAGCGGTCAGCAAGCGGCGGCGCCGCCACTCGAGGAACGCCTGCCGCTGATCGAGCGCCTGCATGATCCCGACCTGCTGTCCGAGCTGGCCTACAAGGGAGACAATCAGCAATTGCGGCTGGCAGCACTGGCGCGGCTGCAAGACGAGGATCGGCTGGTCGAGCAGGCCTGTCACAATGGCATTGCCGCGGTACGACGCGCAGCAGCAGCGCGCGTCGAAAGCGATACCGGGCTGGAGCGTCTGACCAGGGAATCCCGCCGTGATCGCCATATCGCCCGCCAGGCGCGCGAGCGCCTGTCCGAACGGCGCAACCGCCTGCGCGAGCGTGACGAGCGCTTTCAACGCCGCGAAACTCTGATCGAACAACTCGGCCAGCTTGCCAGAGCTCGCTGGGAGCCCATGTATGCTGCCCGCCTGCGGCATTTACAGCGTGAATGGGCGTCGCTGGCAGAAGACGCCGAGGAAGATCAGCGTCAGCGCTTTCATGAATTCGAACAGCAGGCCAGTGAACGTATCGAGACGGAGCAGGCACGTCATCGCAATCAGCAGGCACGCGAACAGGCCGAGGCCGACGCACAGGCGATTGTCGAGGCGCTCGGAGAGACACTGGAACGCTTCGCTCAGCAGAGCACACTCACCGCTCAGGATATCGACTGGTTGCGCGCTCAGCGTCAGCTACATGATGAGCGCTGGCGCGAACTGACCGACCGCCACTCGCCCGAAGCCGATCTACAACAGCGTTTCGAGCATCGACAAAGCCGCTACAGCGCCATTCTGCAGGCCTGGCAGCGTTATTGCGAACATGCCGATGCACTTGAGCAGGCTCTTTCCGAACAGGATCATCTCGCTCTGACCACGCTCTGCGGGCACATCGCCTGGCCCGACGGGCTTCCGCAACCGGCCAGTCTGCAGGATGCACAGCGACGGCTGTCCCAACCCTCGGAGTCAGCGTCGGCCACCGCTGACGACACCTCATCGGATCACAGCGCAACCGATGGCCATTATCCTGGTGACGAGCGTTTCGTCGATGATCTGGAACAACTTGAACACTGCCTGGAACAGGGAGATCTGAACCGGGCAACCAGGTTGCATGACAGTCTGCAGCAGCGCCAGCAACGGCTTGACCCGGCCGAACGCTCCTCCCATGGCGCTCGTTTGCGTCAGTTGGGTGCCCGGGTTCTGGAGCTGCGCGACTGGCGCAATTTTGCCGCTGCCCCCAAACGCGAACAACTCTGCGAAGCGATGGAAACCCTGGCAGCCAACGAGCTCGATGAACGTACCCGCGACCAGCGTCACCGTCGTCTGGTCAATGAGTGGAAAGCTCTGGGGAGCGCAGCCGCTACCCGAGAGCTGGCCCAGCGTTTTCGTTCGGCTTCCGACCGCGTTCGTGAACAGCTCAGTGATTTTCATGCTGCGCGGGATCGGTTACGCCAGGATAACCTGGCGCACCGACACACCCTGTGCGAGCAGATTGAAACCCTGTTGGCACAGCCCGATGCCATCAGCGATCCCGATGAGCTGCGTGCCATCCGTGATCGTGCTCGTGAGGAGTGGCGGCAGTACGCGCCGGTGCCCCGCGAGGAAGGCGAAGAACTCAAGCGTCGCTTCTCGAAGGCCATGCGAACCCTGCAAGGTGTGATCGATCAGCAGGCACGTGCTGTCGGTGATGCCAAGCGCGAACTGGTTGAACAGGCGCGAACGCTCGAACAAAGCGATATGGGGGCCGTTGAGCGCGCCGAACAGACCAAGGCGCTCCAGCGCCAGTGGCGTGAACTCGGCAGAGCGCCTCGCGGTGATGAGCAGGCACTGTGGAAGGAATTTCGCCGTATCTGCGACAGCATTTTTGCCATCCGTGACGAGCAGCGTCAGCAACGACGTCGTCAGCAGGACACTCGCCTGGATGCCATGCAGGCGCTGATCGAACGTATCGACGCCTGGCAGCCTGAGCGCGCCGAGGAGCGTCGGGTTCTGGATGAGGCGCTTGAGGAAGCACAGGAACTCACTCCGCTACCGTCCGGCAATCGCGCCAACGGCATGCAGAAGCGCTGGAATGGCATTGTGCGCGATCGCGAAGCTCGGTTGGAAACACTTGAACTGCAAAGTCTGCATGCGCGCTGGCAACAATGGACACCGCTATTGCAAGCCCACGTCGCGGCCGATGATCAGCAGCTTGCCGGGCAGTCGCCAACGCCGGTCGAGCCGCCGCAGACACTGCGACTCTCACCTCAGGCGCGTCAGGCCCATGCGGATCGCAATACCGCACGCCACACGGTGACAGCCGAGCATGCTGAAGAATGGCTGGCCCACCTCAGGGTTTATCTGACCGTACTGGCCGGTGCTCCGATCGAGAATGCCGATGCCTCACGCCGCCTGGATGTTCAGGTCGCGCGTCTCAATGATGGTATGGGTTCGGATCTGACCCTGCATGACGAACTGGATCAGTTGCAGTGTCAGCTCCTGGCCAACGGTCCGATTACCAGCGCAAGCTGGCAGCACATCGCACCTCAGCTCGATAGGCTGATGGAACAACTTTGCTGGCCTGAATCTTCCGACACATGA
- a CDS encoding DUF3750 domain-containing protein, whose translation MLALLVLLLLGPASLLMTGQVAFEGNWATASHSREEQLAPDPATTPEAVVQVYGARAFEWRGAFAMHTWVAVKPRHAAQWVSYEVQGWRRPTVRERDGFPDRQWYGQPPQLLGEVRGERAQQAIEELRSAVRNYPWSQTYRIWPGPNSNSFTAWVLRQVPELNIELPALALGKDYLVDSEDRAARFLAPTPSGSGYQLSLFGVAGVMLAREEGLEFNLLGLVFGIDPHDGALKLPGWGSVVVMPSWAEQ comes from the coding sequence GTGCTGGCCCTGCTCGTACTGTTGCTGCTTGGTCCGGCTTCGCTACTGATGACCGGACAGGTGGCCTTCGAAGGAAACTGGGCGACAGCCAGTCATTCAAGGGAAGAGCAGCTGGCGCCGGATCCGGCCACCACGCCTGAAGCTGTGGTACAGGTCTATGGCGCTCGGGCCTTCGAGTGGCGCGGTGCCTTTGCAATGCATACCTGGGTGGCCGTGAAGCCACGACATGCCGCTCAATGGGTCAGCTATGAAGTCCAGGGGTGGCGGCGTCCCACAGTGCGTGAACGCGATGGTTTTCCTGATCGTCAGTGGTATGGGCAGCCCCCGCAGTTATTGGGAGAAGTGCGTGGAGAGCGAGCGCAGCAGGCCATCGAGGAATTGCGCTCTGCTGTGCGGAATTACCCCTGGTCACAAACCTATCGTATCTGGCCGGGTCCCAACAGCAACAGCTTCACGGCCTGGGTGTTACGCCAGGTACCGGAGCTGAATATCGAGTTGCCCGCGCTGGCACTGGGCAAGGATTATCTGGTGGACAGCGAGGATCGCGCGGCTCGTTTTCTGGCACCGACACCCAGTGGTAGTGGCTACCAGCTATCGCTGTTTGGGGTGGCAGGTGTCATGCTGGCGCGGGAAGAGGGGCTGGAATTCAATCTGCTGGGACTGGTCTTCGGGATCGATCCCCATGATGGCGCACTCAAGTTGCCCGGTTGGGGAAGCGTCGTGGTGATGCCGTCCTGGGCAGAGCAATAG